In Xiphias gladius isolate SHS-SW01 ecotype Sanya breed wild chromosome 5, ASM1685928v1, whole genome shotgun sequence, the following are encoded in one genomic region:
- the c5h11orf65 gene encoding protein MFI isoform X1, which yields MLGPDPGLIFKGKLTGRGPPGAPAVSSQNNSEVLERICVQRSLQVLQRADRPLQPAGSAVDPQSCQPSRELLDAAAGVFIRFRLGGITFPPNIYYKIFTHRPIADVCASSPKDYTQPGLKKPVPRQTNNGWPPMQEDRSGWYQRMENNSWRLFCSKMVPIGQPMVIGANKKIDFHYSRLQRQQDVDRWRKRRKIEWLRQMYNRGRLQTHPVHQRMATLAGSSAHEVMDTTEERGDDEVEERELDELLAWTTTLSFEEYMQEWRRLACSHSSEPSKDLHS from the exons ATGCTGGGTCCAGACCCTGGGCTCATCTTTAAAGGGAAG CTTACAGGAAGGGGGCCCCCAGGAGCCCCAGCAGTTAGCAGCCAGAATAATTCAGAAGTCCTGGAGAGGATATGTG TACAGAGAAGTCTTCAGGTACTTCAAAGAGCTGATCGGCCACTGCAACCAGCGGGATCCGCAGTCGATCCTCAAAGCTGTCAACCCTCGAGAG AGCTGCTGGATGCTGCTGCTGGGGTGTTCATCAGATTTCGACTTGGAGGG ATCACCTTTCCTCCCAACATCTACTACAAGATCTTCACCCACCGGCCCATCGCAGATGTGTGTGCCAGCAGCCCAAAGGACTACACCCAGCCAGGCCTTAAGAAGCCTGTGCCCCGGCAGACCAACAATGGCTGGCCTCCAATGCAGGAGGACCGGTCTGGATGGTACCAGCGTATGGAGAACAACAGCTGGAGGCTGTTCTGTAGCAAG ATGGTTCCCATTGGTCAGCCCATGGTGATCggagcaaacaaaaaaatagacttTCACTACTCCAGGTTGCAGCGGCAACAGGATGTGGACAggtggaggaaaaggaggaaaattgAATGGCTGAGGCAGAT GTATAACCGGGGTCGTCTGCAGACTCATCCTGTGCATCAACGCATGGCGACCCTGGCGGGGAGCTCAGCCCACGAAGTGATGGACACCACGGAAGAGCGAGGGGACGATGAGGTGGAGGAGCGGGAGCTGGATGAGCTCCTGGCCTGGACCACCACTCTCAGCTTTGAGGA GTATATGCAGGAGTGGAGACGTTTGGCCTGCAGTCACTCCTCTGAGCCGAGCAAAg aTCTTCATTCATAG
- the c5h11orf65 gene encoding protein MFI isoform X2, whose translation MSLQEGGPQEPQQLAARIIQKSWRGYVYREVFRYFKELIGHCNQRDPQSILKAVNPRESCWMLLLGCSSDFDLEGSPFLPTSTTRSSPTGPSQMCVPAAQRTTPSQALRSLCPGRPTMAGLQCRRTGLDGTSVWRTTAGGCSVARYNRGRLQTHPVHQRMATLAGSSAHEVMDTTEERGDDEVEERELDELLAWTTTLSFEEYMQEWRRLACSHSSEPSKDLHS comes from the exons atGAG CTTACAGGAAGGGGGCCCCCAGGAGCCCCAGCAGTTAGCAGCCAGAATAATTCAGAAGTCCTGGAGAGGATATGTG TACAGAGAAGTCTTCAGGTACTTCAAAGAGCTGATCGGCCACTGCAACCAGCGGGATCCGCAGTCGATCCTCAAAGCTGTCAACCCTCGAGAG AGCTGCTGGATGCTGCTGCTGGGGTGTTCATCAGATTTCGACTTGGAGGG ATCACCTTTCCTCCCAACATCTACTACAAGATCTTCACCCACCGGCCCATCGCAGATGTGTGTGCCAGCAGCCCAAAGGACTACACCCAGCCAGGCCTTAAGAAGCCTGTGCCCCGGCAGACCAACAATGGCTGGCCTCCAATGCAGGAGGACCGGTCTGGATGGTACCAGCGTATGGAGAACAACAGCTGGAGGCTGTTCTGTAGCAAG GTATAACCGGGGTCGTCTGCAGACTCATCCTGTGCATCAACGCATGGCGACCCTGGCGGGGAGCTCAGCCCACGAAGTGATGGACACCACGGAAGAGCGAGGGGACGATGAGGTGGAGGAGCGGGAGCTGGATGAGCTCCTGGCCTGGACCACCACTCTCAGCTTTGAGGA GTATATGCAGGAGTGGAGACGTTTGGCCTGCAGTCACTCCTCTGAGCCGAGCAAAg aTCTTCATTCATAG